A single window of Coffea eugenioides isolate CCC68of chromosome 7, Ceug_1.0, whole genome shotgun sequence DNA harbors:
- the LOC113778536 gene encoding MAP3K epsilon protein kinase 1-like, with protein sequence MSFAVPDRPREVRMEAAYFLQQLCQSSSLTLQMFIACRGIPILVGFLEADYAKYREMVHLAIDGMWQVFKLQRSTPRNDFCRIAARNGILLRLINTLYSLNEATRLASISGGGGFPPDGLAPRPRSGSLDPSLLQSEVSHYGVDQPDHFKLKHGTLDHILPAGTQETARASVSQSPDARFFTLDTDRPQSSNTTLEASGSSKLSDSTPLDKVVSVAAKEFPVASSREKESTDRWKNDPSCIEFDPRQPRGAGMANRTSTDRPAKMTEGAPNGIFSATATQQENVRPLLSLLDKEPPSRHFSGQLEYVRHLTGLEKHESILPLLHASNEKKSNGLEFLMAEFAEVSVRERDNSNLDSLPRNSYKSANKKVGQPATIDGMASTSGLASQTASGVLSGSGVLNARPGSATSSGLLCHMVSPWNADVAREYLEKVADLLLEFARADTTVKSHMCSQSLLSRLFQMFNKIEPPILVKLLKCINQLSMDPHCLEQLQRADAIKYLIPNLDLKEGPLVSQIHHEVLHALFNLCKINKRRQEQAAENGIIPHLMQFIMSDSPLKQYALPLLCDMAHASRNSREQLRAHGGLDVYLSLLEDELWSVTALDSIAVCLAHDNDSKKVEQALLKKDAVQKLVKFFENCPEQHFLHILEPFLKIITKSSRINTTLAVNGLTPLLILRLHHQDAIARLNLLKLIKAVYEHHPRPKQLIVENDLPSKLQNLIEERRDGQSSGGQVLVKQMATSLLKALHINTVL encoded by the exons ATGAGCTTTGCTGTTCCTGATCGTCCTCGGGAAGTTCGTATGGAAGCAGCTTATTTTCTGCAGCAACTGTGCCAGTCCAG CTCCTTGACATTGCAAATGTTTATTGCTTGCCGTGGGATTCCAATTCTTGTGGGCTTTCTGGAGGCGGATTATGCAAAATATAG GGAAATGGTTCATCTAGCTATTGATGGCATGTGGCAGGTATTCAAGCTTCAACGCTCAACCCCTCGAAATGATTTCTGTCGCATAGCTGCCAGAAATGGTATATTACTTAGGCTGATCAACACTCTTTATAGTTTAAATGAGGCTACTCGTCTAGCTTCTATATCTGGTGGTGGTGGATTCCCACCAGATGGTTTGGCTCCACGGCCACGTTCTGGTTCGTTGGATCCTTCCTTGTTGCAGAGTGAGGTATCACATTATGGGGTTGATCAACCTGATCACTTTAAACTTAAGCATGGAACATTAGATCATATTTTGCCGGCTGGAACACAGGAAACAGCACGGGCTTCAGTTTCACAATCACCGGATGCCAGATTCTTTACTCTTGATACTGACAGACCGCAGTCAAGCAACACTACACTGGAAGCTTCAGGCAGTTCAAAATTGTCTGATTCAACACCTTTGGACAAAGTAGTCAGTGTGGCAGCAAAAGAATTTCCTGTTGCTAGTTCGAGAGAAAAAGAGAGTACAGATCGATGGAAAAATGATCCTTCCTGTATTGAATTTGATCCAAGGCAGCCGAGAGGTGCTGGTATGGCAAATAGAACATCCACGGATCGGCCAGCAAAAATGACTGAGGGTGCACCAAATGGAATTTTTTCAGCAACTGCTACCCAGCAAGAGAATGTTCGGCCACTTCTAAGTTTACTGGACAAGGAGCCACCATCACGTCATTTTTCTGGTCAGCTTGAGTACGTACGGCATCTGACTGGGCTGGAGAAACATGAAAGCATACTACCTCTTCTACATGCATCcaatgaaaaaaaatcaaacggGTTAGAGTTTTTGATGGCTGAATTTGCAG AGGTTTCTGTGCGTGAAAGGGATAACAGTAACTTGGATTCATTACCCAGAAATTCATACAAATCAGCAAACAAGAAGGTTGGACAACCAGCAACTATTGATGGAATGGCTTCTACGTCAGGACTTGCATCTCAGACTGCATCTGGGGTTCTGTCTGGCTCTGGGGTTCTAAATGCTAGACCAGGGAGTGCTACATCATCAGGGTTGCTTTGTCATATGGTATCACCTTGGAATGCTGATGTTGCCAGGGAATATCTGGAAAAAGTGGCAGATCTTCTTCTTGAGTTTGCTCGGGCAGACACAACTGTGAAATCCCATATGTGCAGCCAGAGTTTGCTTAGTCGTCTCTTCCAGATGTTCAATAAAATAGAGCCCCCTATTCTTGTGAAG TTATTGAAGTGCATCAATCAGCTATCAATGGATCCACACTGCTTAGAACAACTTCAGCGAGCAGATGCAATCAAATATTTGATTCCAAATCTTGATCTCAAAGAGGGTCCTCTTGTTTCTCAAATACATCACGAG GTCCTCCATGCACTCTTCAATCTCTGTAAGATCAATAAGAGGAGACAGGAACAGGCAGCAGAAAATGGGATCATTCCACATTTGATGCAATTTATCATGTCTGATTCACCACTAAAACAATATGCCTTGCCTCTGCTTTGCGATATGGCCCATGCTTCACGTAATTCAAGAGAACAGTTACGGGCTCATGGTGGGTTGGATGTGTACTTGAGCCTGCTAGAAGATGAGCTCTGGTCTGTCACGGCATTGGATTCTATTGCTGTTTGCTTGGCTCATGATAATGACAGCAAGAAGGTCGAACAAGCTTTACTAAAAAAGGATGCTGTGCAGAAACTGGTCAAGTTTTTCGAGAACTGTCCAGAACAGCATTTTCTGCATATACTGGAGCCTTTCTTGAAAATTATAAC GAAATCTTCCCGAATAAATACAACTCTTGCTGTTAATGGCTTGACGCCACTGCTGATTTTAAGGCTACACCACCAGGATGCTATAGCCCGGTTGAATCTGCTGAAGCTAATAAAG GCTGTATATGAGCACCACCCTAGACCAAAGCAACTGATTGTGGAGAATGATCTTCCATCCAAGCTTCAGAATTTAATCGAGGAACGTAGAGATGGGCAAAGTTCTGGAGGACAAGTTTTAGTGAAACAGATGGCTACTTCTCTGCTTAAAGCACTTCATATCAATACTGTTTTGTAA